The Shewanella algae DNA segment AGCCGGGAAGATTATGACTCCCGCGCCGCCAAGGCTCAGGATACCGCTGTGGATGTGCTCAATCATGCCGGTGTGAAAGTGCAGTGGTTTGATAACGACAGCGGTTGTAAAGGAGTGTGTGACAGGGTGGAAAACAAGCTGATAGCACTGAACGCCGACCCCAAGCTGTGCGATGGCCAGTTTTGTCAGGATCAGGTGCTGCTTGATGAACTCAAACAAGCCTTGTTGCAGCCGAACAATGGCCAGGATCGGCTGATAGTGTTGCATATCATCGGCAGTCACGGACCTACCTATTATCTGCGCTATCCGGAACAATATCGCCGTTTTACCCCGGATTGCCAGCGCAGTGACATTCAAAACTGCAGCCGCGAGCAGCTCACCAATACCTATGACAACACGATTCTGTATACCGACTATATCGTCTCTCAGGTGGTCGAGCAGCTAAAGGGACGCAGTGGCGATTATGATACGGCAATGATGTATCTGTCTGATCACGGTGAATCCCTGGGCGAAAAGGGCATGTATCTGCATGGATCACCCTATGCCATAGCGCCGAGTGAACAAACCAGGGTGCCTTGGATGGCTTGGTTTTCCAAGCAATTCAAGCAGCAACTTGGGCTGAATGATGACTGCCTGGCAAAGGAAGCCGCCGCCAAGAGTGTTTCCCACGACAACCTGTTCGATACGCTGTTGGGGCTCTTCGATGTCAGCAGCAAGGTTTACCAGCCTGAGTTGGACTTGATTGCCCTTTGTCGCCGTTGAGCGAGTCTGCTCCAATTATCAAAAGAACCCGGCATTGGCCGGGTTCTTGGTTTTGAGGTGTGGTTGTTCACCTTCAATATAGAAGGGTTATGTGTCCTTGCCCGCAAGTTCCATGTGCATCTTGATCAGGTGTTCTTCCATATCAAAGGTGACAGTAAAGCCAAGACTCTTGGCGAGACTGGCCATATTGCGGTTCTCGAACATGGTGAAACCGGTTAACACCTGAGTGCCTGTGGTGCGGTAGTAGTTGATAAGCTTATCCAGCAGCAACTTGCCAATACCGATCCCCTGATGGGAACTGCGAACCGCCATGGCAAATTCCGCTTCTGTGTTATCAGGATCGATAGAGGCTCGCACGGCACCCAAGGTTTCCTCTTCGCCGTTTTCATCTCTTATGGTGGCGATAAACGCCATCTCACGGGCGTAATCTATTTGGGTCAGTACCGCCATTTCTTCGTGGGTCATACGCGAGCGCACCCCGAAATAGCGCTTGTATCTGTCTTCATCTGTCAGCGAGTTGTCAAAGTCCAGATGCTTGGGTTCATCTTCCGGCAGTATTGGCCGCAACATCACCTCAAGGCCGTTACGCAGTTTGGCTTTCTCTTCCAGCTCTTTGGGGTAGGGTTGAATCGCCAGTCGCCCGGCGTTATCCGTAACTTCCGGGTTAAGGCGCAGATTGACATCCAAGAGGGTAATTTTCTCGCCCGCCGCCAATACAGGATTAAGATCCAGGCTCTCGATTTCGGGGCAATCGATAATGAGCTGCGAAATCTGGGTCAACATCAGGCACAAGGCTCGCATATCCAAGCCTTGGGGCAAGTGACGATCGCGGATCTTTTGAGTCTTGAGCGCCTGGATCACCATATAACGTGCCAGTGCCATATTCAGTGGCGGCAAGGCGACGGCCGCATCCCGGGTGGGTTCCCACTCGGAGCCGCCTTCACCTAGCATGATGGCTGGGCCGAACACTGGGTCGTTGATTACCGCGACTCTGAGCTCCTGTGCGCCGGCGGTCAGCGCCATCTTTTGCACTATCATGCCTTCCACCGAGGCTGCAGGGTTGGAGGCGTGCACCCGTTCGACTATGGCCGCCGCGGCCTGATTGACCTCGGAAGCCGATGTGAGATTCAGCATTACCCCGTGAACGTCCGATTTATGCAAAATATCCGGTGATTGCACTTTCAATGCCACGGGATAACCGGCCTTCTCGGCAATGGCCACGGCTTCGGCCGCATCCCTGGCAAACCAGGTATCTATGGTATCCAAGCCATAGGCGTTGAGTATGTTGCGGGCATCATGGGTTTCCAGTACCCGTTTGCCCTTGGCTATGGCTTGCTGCAACAGACTTCTGGCGGTAGTGCTGTCTGTTGGGATAGTGTCAGGTATAGATTGCGGCACTTCCTGCAGCAGTTTTTGGTTACGGCGATACTCCACCATATGCATAAAGGCGCGCACGGCGCCCTCGGGTGTGCGGTAAGTTGGGATCCCCGCCTTGGAAAAGTGCTTTCGAGCCCGGTAAGCGGCATCTTCACCGCTCCAATTGGTTAAGATGCTCACCCGGTTACGTTTCGGGTGCTGTTTGACGGTGTCAATCAAGGCATCGGCTATGGTGACGCTTTCGCCAAGGGCAGAAGGGGAGTGCAATACCAGGATGGCGTCCAGCTCATCACTGTCCATTAATACCGACAGCGCCTGGCTGTAACGCTCGGCGCCGGCATCACCTATGATGTCCACCGGGTTTTGCCCGGACCAGGTAGAGGGCAACAACTGCGAGAGTTTCTCCACAGTGGTGTCGGACAACTGTGCCAGCTTGCCACCCTTGAGTACCAATTCATCCACCGCCAGCACGGCGGGACCGCCGCCATTTGATAAAATACACAGGCGCTCGCCATTGAGCGGGTTGAGGTGAGCCAGACTCTCGAGCGCGGCAAATAGCTCAACCAAGTCGGTGACCCGCAGCATACCGGCGCGGCGAAAGGCGGCCTCGTATACGGCATCATTACCGGCAATGCCACCTGTGTGCAGTTTGGCGGCATTGCCACCCTCGGCGCTGCGGCCGGATTTGATCACCAAAATAGGTTTATGCCGGGCCGCGGCTCTGGCTGCCGACAGGAAGTGGCGCTTCTCATTGACCGAATCTATATAAAGCATGATGGCGCTGGTGCGGGAATCGCGGCCGAGAAAATCCAGCAGCTCATCGAAGTCTATGTCTGTGGCATCACCGAGGGAAATAAATGAAGAGAAGCCTATCCCTTTGTTGTTGGCCCAGTCGAGCACTGTGGTGCAGATGGCTGCAGACTGGGATACAAAGGCGATTTTGCCGGGCAGGGCACCGGCATGGGCCAGGCTGGCATTGAGTCCCTGGGGCGGCAACATCATCCCCAAACTGTTGGGGCCGAGGATCCGCATGCCGTAACGTCTGGCGTTGGCTTGAGTCAGTTCAAGCAGGTTTTCGCCTTGTTCGTTTAATTCATCGGCCATACCGGAGGCCATGATGATCGCCACTTTGCAGCCAAATTGTGCCAGGGTTTCCACTATCGCCGGTACGCTGGAGGCGCGGGTACAGATGATGGCCAGGTCAGGTTTGATCGGCAAAGACTCAATATTGGGATAGGCCAGCACGCCCATAACCGCGTTATACTTGGGCGTTACCGGCATAATTGGCCCGGCAAAGCCCCCCGAGAGCAGGTTTTTCATTACCACATTGCCCGCGCGCTTGTCGCGATTGGACGCGCCAATGACGGCGATGGACCCGGGTTTGAACAGCGTGTGCAGAGTACGTTGGCTCATGAATTTCCCTGTCGGCAAAGGACCTTGTCTATGCTCCATGATTCCATGGCCGGTGAAAGTAAGCAATATGCAAAAAGTCGGGCTTGATTTACAAAAATACCATGCAGTAGAGGTGTTTACTCTTTCAACGGGAATGAAAAGACAAGAGCAAGAGGAAACGCAAATTGGAATGGCGGGAAAGGGGAATTTTAGGCATAAAAAAACCTGCTTAAAGCAGGTTACTTGGTACACCCGAGTGGACTCGAACCACCGACCCCTACCATGTCAAGGTAGTGCTCTAACCAGCTGAGCTACGGGTGTATTGCATGATTTTCATTTTTGGCACTCTGAAGAGAGTGGTACACCCGAGTGGACTCGAACCACCGACCCCTACCATGTCAAGGTAGTGCTCTAACCAGCTGAGCTACGGGTGTATTGCGTTTTTCAGGCTGTCGCCCTCGAACGAGCGCTATATTAAGGGCGAGCAGCCGCCAGTTGCAAGTAAAAAAACACAAATTTTTATTGAATGGCGAATTGCTGCACAACTTGCTGCAGCTTTGATCGCATTCGGCTTAATTCGTGCTCTCGTCAGAGATAACCGCGAACTGTTTGCCACTTTTCTGGATATATCTCAGACGGATAGCAAAGAGTATCGCGGCTACGGTCAAGCCGGCGATAAGCCCAATCCAGAATCCGTGTGCTCCCATGGCGGGTACCAGAAAATCGGTATACGCCAATACATAACCCAGGGTCATCCCCACAGCCCAATAAGCAAACAAGGTGATGAAAAAGGCGCTGCGGGTATCCTTGTAGCCACGAAGGGCACCGGCCGCAACCACTTGTACCGAATCTGACAACTGATATAGAGCAGCCATCAGCATCAGACTGCCTGCCAGAGTGACCACTTCTGGGTTGTCATTATAGAGCAGGGCAATCTCATACCTGAATACCACAGTCGCCACCGCGGTGAGCATGGCCAGAGAAAAGGCGATAGCCAATCCCACCTTGGTCACCAGTGCCGACACATCACTCTGACCCCGGCCTAGGTAATAACCGACCCGAATAGAAACGGCTATGCCGATGGAGAGTGGCAACATAAATACAATCGAGGAGAAATTCAGCGCAATTTGGTGCCCGGCCACGACAGTGGCACCGAGAGGCGCCAGTAACAAGGCGATCACCGCAAACAGACTGACTTCAAAGAACAGCGCCATGGCAATAGGCATGCCCAGCTTGGTCATCTCCATAATGGTGTGCAAATGGGGTTTGTGAAACGCCTTGAAGGGAGCCAACTCGCTAAAGCGTTTATGCCACTGCATATAGATGGCCATGGCCAGGAGCATGGCCCAAAACACCAAAGCGGTAGCGACACCACAGCCGGCGCCGCCCATGGCGGGCATGCCAAAGTGACCATTGATAAAGATATAGTTGGCCGGGATATTCACCGCCAGGCCGACAAAACCTATGATCATGGTCGGCAGCGTATAGGAGATCCCTTCGCTGCAGCCCCTGAGCACTTGATAGAGCACAAAGGCCGGCGCCCCCCAGAGAATGCCGTCAAGATAACCTATGGTCAGGCGCTTGAGCTCAGGCTCCAGTTCCATCCAATCCAAAATATGTGGCGCAGATGCCAGAAACAGCATCACACCCAAGGCGCCGGTTATGGCAATATAGGCGGCCTGAAAGGCAAGCGGTTGAATCGCCTTTTGGTTGTTTGCACCGTGATGATGGGCAAACATGGGAGTAAATGCCAGCAATAGGCCTTGAACGAACAGAATGGCCGGTAGCCAGAGACTGGTTCCGACAGCGACGGCTGCCATGTCGACAGCACTGACTCTGCCGGCCATCAGGGTATCGATAAACCCCATCATTGTCTGGGTAAGTTGTGCAATAAGCACAGGCAAAGCCAGTTGAACTAAGCGTTTGGCCTGAAAGCCGGTGTGATTCATGAAAGCAGCCCTAACAACTAAGCGAGTGAGAAAATGTTTACAGGTATTGTTCAAGCCAAGTGTGAAATCTTGGCGATCGAGAAAAAGCCCGGGCTAAATACCCTCGAAGTCGCTCTGCCTCCCGCCTTGCGCGAGGGATTGGAAATAGGAGCGAGTGTTGCCAACAACGGTGTTTGCCTGACGGTAACCCAGCTTGCTGATGATAGGGCGTTTTTCGACGTAATGGAAGAGACTCTGGCGGTGACTAATCTGGTCGGACTAAGGGTTGGTGACAAGGTTAACATAGAGAGGTCACTCAAGTTTGGTACCGAGCTAGGGGGTCACATTCTTTCCGGCCATGTGCATACCCAGGCGCAGTTGGTGCATCTGGATATCAGTGACAGCCATTACAATATGCAGCTGGAAGTGGCCGAAGAGTGGTTGAAGTACATCTTCTATAAGGGCTTTATCGGTATCAATGGATGTAGCCTCACCGTTGGCGAGGTCAAAGGCAATCGCTTTATGTTGCATCTCATTCCTGAGACTCTCAGACTGACCAATCTGCAAGACTATCGGGAAGGGGATTGGCTGAATATCGAAATTGACAGTCAGACCCAAACGATAGTGGATACGGTCGAGCGCGTACTAGCTCAACGACACCAGGCTTAATTGTCGCCGATACACTTCATTCGCGGCCGCACTCGTCCTATATAAGCAGCCTGAAACGGGGTTTTCAGTAGAGCTGTTCGTCATCGCCATCGACGTACAGCTCTATCATGTGCCTTTGGTCATTGATATGCATCCGCATATGGATAGGGTTGCAACATACCCGGCAATCATTATAGAACTCCTGATCGCCGCCGCTGGCGTCGAGCTCCACCTTTTGATGGTGGCCGCAATGGGGGCAGCAGATAGTCTGACTCTTGAGTTGCATGGCTTCCTCCTTTGTCCGGTAGCGCTATGCCCTTTGGACGATAGAACCTCATATCACAACACAGTTCAAGTATAGCCCCAGGCTGTGAGCAAAAGCTTGTCCCTTGAGTGTTTTTGGGTTGCGCAGGCAAGGGCTTATCCCGTAAAATTGCCAGCCTGCCCGGCGGAGACCTTAAGGCTCCTGTACTGCCTTAACCCAAGGGCTAAACACTTTTTTTAATTGATAACCAAGTGGCCCTACGTGTGGGTCACCACTGGACAAGGAATTTTCATGCCTGTAATTACACTTCCCGATGGGAGCAAACGCGAGTTTGCCAACCCAGTCTCTACACTCGATGTTGCTGCTGATATTGGTCCCGGTCTGGCGAAAGCCTGTATTGCCGGACGAGTCAACGGCGAGTTAAAAGATGCCTGTGATCTGATCGAAACAGATGCAGAACTGTCGATCATCACGGCCAAAGATGAAGAAGGGCTGGAAATCCTTCGTCACTCTTGCGCACACTTGTTGGGTCATGCGATCAAACAGCTGTGGCCTGAAACCAAGATGGCGATTGGTCCTGTTATCGATAACGGCTTCTACTATGACATCGACCTGGAGCATAAACTGACCCAGGAAGATCTGGAGAAGCTGGAAAAACGTATGCTGGAACTGGCCAAGACCAACTATGACGTGGTCAAGCGTGTGGTCAGCTGGCAGGAAGCCCGTGATACTTTCGAGTCTCGCGGCGAGCCTTACAAGATGGCGATCCTGGATGAGAACATCAGCCGTGATGCCACTCCGGCGCTGTATCACCATGAAGAATACACAGATATGTGTCGCGGTCCCCATGTGCCCAACATGCGCTTCTGTCATTTC contains these protein-coding regions:
- a CDS encoding bifunctional acetate--CoA ligase family protein/GNAT family N-acetyltransferase, with protein sequence MSQRTLHTLFKPGSIAVIGASNRDKRAGNVVMKNLLSGGFAGPIMPVTPKYNAVMGVLAYPNIESLPIKPDLAIICTRASSVPAIVETLAQFGCKVAIIMASGMADELNEQGENLLELTQANARRYGMRILGPNSLGMMLPPQGLNASLAHAGALPGKIAFVSQSAAICTTVLDWANNKGIGFSSFISLGDATDIDFDELLDFLGRDSRTSAIMLYIDSVNEKRHFLSAARAAARHKPILVIKSGRSAEGGNAAKLHTGGIAGNDAVYEAAFRRAGMLRVTDLVELFAALESLAHLNPLNGERLCILSNGGGPAVLAVDELVLKGGKLAQLSDTTVEKLSQLLPSTWSGQNPVDIIGDAGAERYSQALSVLMDSDELDAILVLHSPSALGESVTIADALIDTVKQHPKRNRVSILTNWSGEDAAYRARKHFSKAGIPTYRTPEGAVRAFMHMVEYRRNQKLLQEVPQSIPDTIPTDSTTARSLLQQAIAKGKRVLETHDARNILNAYGLDTIDTWFARDAAEAVAIAEKAGYPVALKVQSPDILHKSDVHGVMLNLTSASEVNQAAAAIVERVHASNPAASVEGMIVQKMALTAGAQELRVAVINDPVFGPAIMLGEGGSEWEPTRDAAVALPPLNMALARYMVIQALKTQKIRDRHLPQGLDMRALCLMLTQISQLIIDCPEIESLDLNPVLAAGEKITLLDVNLRLNPEVTDNAGRLAIQPYPKELEEKAKLRNGLEVMLRPILPEDEPKHLDFDNSLTDEDRYKRYFGVRSRMTHEEMAVLTQIDYAREMAFIATIRDENGEEETLGAVRASIDPDNTEAEFAMAVRSSHQGIGIGKLLLDKLINYYRTTGTQVLTGFTMFENRNMASLAKSLGFTVTFDMEEHLIKMHMELAGKDT
- a CDS encoding MATE family efflux transporter, with the protein product MNHTGFQAKRLVQLALPVLIAQLTQTMMGFIDTLMAGRVSAVDMAAVAVGTSLWLPAILFVQGLLLAFTPMFAHHHGANNQKAIQPLAFQAAYIAITGALGVMLFLASAPHILDWMELEPELKRLTIGYLDGILWGAPAFVLYQVLRGCSEGISYTLPTMIIGFVGLAVNIPANYIFINGHFGMPAMGGAGCGVATALVFWAMLLAMAIYMQWHKRFSELAPFKAFHKPHLHTIMEMTKLGMPIAMALFFEVSLFAVIALLLAPLGATVVAGHQIALNFSSIVFMLPLSIGIAVSIRVGYYLGRGQSDVSALVTKVGLAIAFSLAMLTAVATVVFRYEIALLYNDNPEVVTLAGSLMLMAALYQLSDSVQVVAAGALRGYKDTRSAFFITLFAYWAVGMTLGYVLAYTDFLVPAMGAHGFWIGLIAGLTVAAILFAIRLRYIQKSGKQFAVISDESTN
- a CDS encoding riboflavin synthase; translated protein: MFTGIVQAKCEILAIEKKPGLNTLEVALPPALREGLEIGASVANNGVCLTVTQLADDRAFFDVMEETLAVTNLVGLRVGDKVNIERSLKFGTELGGHILSGHVHTQAQLVHLDISDSHYNMQLEVAEEWLKYIFYKGFIGINGCSLTVGEVKGNRFMLHLIPETLRLTNLQDYREGDWLNIEIDSQTQTIVDTVERVLAQRHQA
- a CDS encoding CPXCG motif-containing cysteine-rich protein, whose translation is MQLKSQTICCPHCGHHQKVELDASGGDQEFYNDCRVCCNPIHMRMHINDQRHMIELYVDGDDEQLY